From the Paenibacillus sp. FSL H8-0548 genome, one window contains:
- a CDS encoding chitobiase/beta-hexosaminidase C-terminal domain-containing protein, producing the protein MVLKQKLIFRIVIALLGAAIAVFAGVSILTASSDHWTEHAEVDWYDEDYNTFTIDTVEKLAGIAKLVNDGAKADGKLIDGFRGKILTVTGNLNLAGYTWVPIGTDENPFRGTLVAESANIFAIEGMSVDTSSVYAGLVGYMDGATVGGFHFLNGQMNINSVTQSTYSGAAVGKMVNNSTVYNITNAIPIYLSAEGQHAYAGGIVGEGEGSISNSTNLNSVEASGAYAYAGGITGSASNNGLIIKKTTNEGAISAGNTDAYEVYAGGIAGHASGALLMEDQATPIHNTAAVTAAFGDVSFAGGIVGKAEAEISFSNATVNSGAVKVDSKDARGAYAGGLIGAITAQQSSIVFDVAFENSAPVLNEGGTNVYTGGIAGYVNSSLTWNKSFTNVAAITASGAANVYTGGLIGNISGALRFNNAAHNTAEVIVSGEPNEAYTGGLVGFASNRVMLASAVEDSYSNNGKITVHGGSGVYTGGIISNRAYAKVSGEPSSNVLSLANIEVNGQAALYTGGFVGMVAEGSDRTLTDASFAQELKVTAASSSTEQVVRTGGIIGYLVNGAISNSAFQGKLDVTGGDEVYTGGIVGSVHGGSLTEVYAGNGLSSFAQVSSDGIAGGIAGELKGTIDGATVRMAALKVKTAGSTAGGVAGKAQGVITGAIVGFVDEQMEDNVVIEAAASNVTVGGIVGMNTGLLSVVKSSAAQIGLISEAGRSNYTLGAVAGLLTAEAAVGEHDNPVVVEHMQLNIQAENSNAGGAIGVNHSPNVSVKVDNAKIVVPASSVNAGAIIGVNYAAIDPLASILWASDIELAAQGNEVHLGGLYGENAGYVPLGRSVNITITANGTANELGGIAGRNTGALIDNGVINLVVHANGANAAAGGIAGHSIGDENGGAAVISYGSVHAEGEPMITASGANSHIGGIVGLASHSKIVNATVGSEVPQYAMLSIKASGVAAGGIAGRIELGEIKGDAVQTNIENLVVSTTAAAVNGYFGGIAGFSKDTLLDSLVASKINLTINGDHAVAGGVAGYNRSTDTAIISNVYAEDMNLKVNATAAASIAGGFVGLNDARATDADMDPATAASTIQKSRFVGVVSITAPATVTGGWVGENRSLIANNSIADKIPVNFKANNGVVGGLVGLNHASGTLYYTYSNANLKIEGENALVGGLVGENAGSILASYVDTEVSSLAHGTAVRSLALGGLVGRNTGEIAKSYSVANVTANGAYSYAGGLVGEHAAGYITDSYTARDVKAVNANSFAGGFIGRITGGKVSTSYSAVKVTASNGAFAGGFAGRYDNASKELLYKSFYVKDEDHNINKDLPDFADGNHRFLNVHARLSTILEATLRDRAVFPALSGWDFNESWKYGSINASYKYPELNRSANNDGGGSNDVNANIRWYMLDKDAVYFDIGTEAELAGLAAIVNGTIPGLEKFDFADRTIRLLNPIHIQSKQWTPIGKDEDHAFEGTLEGGNHLIDGLTVASSQDYAGLLGVIGTNGKAENVTMEPSGVAGTRYTGALAGLNKGSVSNINITLLDHASVTGGIVGGVIGSNTGAFTGLTVALKDASFIEGTGAQPIAGGIIGDNAAPYEAQLLDLQGGTISSSENDAIVGGMIGRQTGNVGKQELSIKAESRIFVTGERSIVGGVIGNHVSGIAEHITLNISDGKLEATGKQSILGGVIGRSDAGSQLRQLKVIGSGEGPHLTGLSTVGGVIGTKTGSGSSSFDIEDAVIEKVRIKITANSEAVVVGGIAGKLTDTAMARPSFRAVIEAAGESVTAGGIAGLAQNAILYKAEVISDFTITASSGESAIGGVAGILASSDRDRPFDFGSLIPFYYGIYDAKVQGGKPMAVEGEHGADLFVGGIAGKNSTASIYQSKVISDIAVHGGKSVAIGGLTGFNDGIIVSSEAQSSIQAKAGSIYSIGGVAGVSAGGEIHYTKAVAPNGEKIMLGTAVTQQNVVPSAHVGGFVGMADYTRITNSTTNVSIVVLCTNPDNTIYAGGFAGLLGDSDTREALIQWAYAKGNVDVKGWTGAYAGGFAGSVDHYLITDAYAAGSVQGSGFDTRSGGFAAAVERNATISNAYAVAPSIQTTGTNGATRSYTGGFAGYNDGTIKQAYADVADITVHASGANVHTGAFIGYNFRDGKVEQSSYKGALAAIGRNLGEAVLQQNDLTAGLGLGDWDFEVDTTFLSEKSTGEAVIRTVKQLQGFVLLYNDTGLDYYRLYNRAALEKLYISKITLAADLDLGGKQWTPITRFGIELDGQGHTIKGLMLTAGNAAAIGFIVENKGFIHDLAIEGAIVEGGDHTGIVAGINRSGGTIQNVSVSGAVRGKANVGGAAGVNEGSINKTIMSGNISSLASEPKTALGGIAGQNKTGAVITEAFSLADIHTASAQSAAGGIAGIQQGLIDNAYNSGRIVSEGTEKAWAGGIAGHAEAGTISHSLNTGEITASVDSKLSKGETFFGGIAGQKENGALLSQNVFNMQMLKLNAAYHDGAGNRSTGQTAEAAGLLAQELVKGVLPKQLDSSIWQAVQGFYPRLQAFGGSDTAVLGTAAVILVERDSINRIKSAFELTTDEAVQWTVKSGEAAISTVSGKLKGNLLKAGNVELTLTVNGKQRSIVLNAPAVPFAETTLAPKVVSGETSFMDKVSVELATDEPGGVIYFTLDGTEPDEYSSLYTSPIELKATTTIKAFAAVNEKENSAILSGVWTKQIISGGGGGFVPPAATEPAIQAVIGKQAIDAGAGAPVAVARNSKLVLSAPEGQIIYYTTDGSAPTTNSLQYIGPILITGNMTIKAMTNKNDEVVTIAYTVANANYELKSNASQTPYISGYTNGLFQPNAALTRYELIKSLSLLLDMEQVSVGSLFSDVSEGEEGLVSFFTSAGIVEGYPNGTFRSDRGLTRAEFVVIMSRVLKLSVAQPGVASLSDVKGHWSEKYVNAFTSAGYVQGFPNGTFRPNDEISRAQAVVLINRVIGAQKQGQIAVSYEDLPASHWAYEEIMSAVIK; encoded by the coding sequence ATGGTATTGAAGCAAAAACTGATCTTCCGGATTGTCATTGCTCTACTCGGCGCAGCGATAGCCGTATTTGCCGGCGTATCGATTCTGACCGCAAGCTCGGATCATTGGACAGAGCATGCAGAGGTGGATTGGTACGATGAGGATTACAACACCTTCACGATTGATACCGTAGAGAAGCTTGCGGGAATCGCGAAGCTGGTGAATGACGGAGCTAAGGCAGACGGAAAGCTTATCGATGGCTTTAGAGGGAAAATATTGACGGTTACAGGCAATCTTAATCTGGCTGGATATACCTGGGTGCCGATCGGAACGGATGAGAACCCATTCAGAGGCACGCTCGTAGCGGAAAGTGCTAATATTTTTGCAATTGAAGGCATGAGTGTGGATACGAGCAGCGTATATGCTGGTCTTGTCGGTTATATGGATGGCGCTACCGTGGGTGGTTTTCATTTCTTAAACGGCCAAATGAACATCAATTCGGTTACGCAGTCTACTTACTCTGGAGCAGCTGTAGGTAAAATGGTGAACAACAGTACGGTCTACAACATTACGAACGCCATTCCTATCTATTTAAGCGCTGAGGGACAGCATGCTTACGCTGGAGGAATCGTAGGCGAAGGCGAAGGCTCGATTTCTAATTCTACGAATCTCAATTCAGTAGAGGCGTCAGGTGCCTATGCTTACGCTGGCGGTATTACGGGCAGTGCGTCTAACAATGGTCTTATTATTAAAAAAACCACGAATGAAGGAGCGATCAGTGCAGGAAACACTGACGCTTATGAAGTTTATGCTGGAGGTATTGCTGGACATGCTTCCGGGGCCTTGCTGATGGAGGATCAAGCTACACCAATCCATAATACAGCAGCTGTAACAGCTGCCTTTGGTGATGTCAGCTTTGCAGGGGGAATTGTCGGCAAGGCTGAAGCGGAAATCAGCTTCTCCAATGCGACAGTGAACAGCGGAGCAGTTAAGGTTGATTCTAAAGATGCTAGAGGTGCTTATGCTGGCGGTCTGATAGGGGCTATAACCGCGCAGCAAAGCAGCATCGTATTCGATGTTGCTTTCGAGAACAGCGCGCCCGTCCTTAATGAGGGCGGCACTAATGTTTACACAGGCGGCATTGCAGGATATGTCAACAGCTCACTTACCTGGAACAAGAGCTTCACGAATGTGGCGGCTATTACGGCAAGTGGAGCTGCGAATGTTTATACCGGCGGTTTAATCGGCAACATATCGGGCGCTCTTCGTTTTAATAACGCAGCTCACAATACGGCAGAGGTCATAGTATCCGGTGAGCCGAATGAGGCTTATACCGGCGGGCTTGTTGGCTTCGCCAGCAATCGCGTAATGCTTGCGAGTGCAGTCGAAGACAGCTATTCGAATAACGGGAAAATAACCGTTCATGGCGGAAGCGGCGTATATACGGGAGGAATTATTTCCAATCGGGCGTATGCGAAAGTTTCCGGAGAGCCAAGCAGCAACGTGCTAAGCTTAGCGAATATTGAGGTTAATGGACAAGCAGCGCTTTATACAGGCGGTTTTGTCGGAATGGTCGCGGAAGGAAGCGATAGAACGTTAACAGATGCTTCGTTTGCGCAGGAGTTGAAGGTAACGGCGGCATCGTCAAGCACCGAACAAGTTGTGCGAACCGGTGGAATTATCGGGTATTTGGTTAATGGTGCAATAAGCAATAGCGCCTTCCAAGGGAAACTGGACGTTACAGGCGGCGACGAAGTCTATACGGGAGGAATCGTCGGTTCAGTTCATGGCGGAAGCTTGACGGAGGTCTATGCAGGAAATGGACTAAGCAGCTTTGCACAGGTTTCATCGGATGGCATCGCTGGCGGCATCGCGGGCGAGCTGAAGGGTACGATTGACGGTGCTACCGTGAGAATGGCCGCACTTAAAGTGAAAACAGCCGGCAGTACGGCTGGCGGGGTAGCCGGCAAAGCACAGGGAGTGATCACTGGAGCGATCGTAGGTTTTGTTGACGAGCAGATGGAAGATAACGTCGTCATCGAGGCTGCTGCCAGTAACGTAACGGTTGGCGGTATCGTGGGAATGAACACGGGTCTCTTGTCCGTCGTGAAAAGCAGCGCGGCTCAAATCGGTTTGATCAGCGAGGCAGGCAGAAGCAACTACACACTCGGAGCGGTAGCTGGCTTATTGACAGCAGAAGCAGCTGTTGGCGAGCACGATAATCCAGTTGTGGTTGAACATATGCAGCTCAACATTCAAGCGGAGAACAGCAATGCCGGCGGAGCGATCGGTGTGAATCATTCGCCTAACGTGAGCGTGAAGGTAGACAACGCCAAAATCGTTGTGCCAGCGAGCTCCGTCAATGCAGGAGCGATCATCGGCGTGAACTATGCGGCTATTGATCCGCTGGCAAGCATTCTGTGGGCGAGTGACATCGAACTGGCTGCTCAGGGCAATGAGGTGCATTTGGGTGGTTTGTATGGTGAAAATGCGGGTTATGTTCCTCTTGGGCGGTCAGTGAATATAACGATCACGGCAAATGGGACAGCCAATGAGCTTGGTGGAATTGCAGGAAGAAACACGGGAGCTTTAATTGACAATGGAGTAATAAACCTCGTTGTTCATGCTAACGGAGCAAATGCAGCCGCCGGTGGTATCGCAGGACATTCGATAGGAGATGAGAACGGCGGGGCAGCCGTCATTTCCTATGGATCGGTTCATGCAGAAGGCGAACCAATGATTACGGCTTCGGGTGCTAACAGCCATATCGGAGGAATCGTCGGGCTTGCAAGCCATTCGAAGATCGTGAATGCAACGGTGGGCTCCGAGGTGCCGCAGTATGCGATGCTTTCTATTAAAGCGAGCGGAGTTGCAGCGGGAGGAATCGCGGGCCGAATCGAGCTTGGCGAAATTAAAGGCGATGCGGTACAAACGAATATAGAAAATTTAGTTGTATCTACGACAGCTGCTGCGGTTAATGGCTATTTTGGCGGTATCGCAGGCTTCTCGAAAGATACGCTGCTGGATAGTCTTGTAGCGAGCAAAATCAATTTAACGATTAATGGTGATCACGCGGTTGCAGGCGGCGTTGCCGGCTATAACCGAAGCACGGATACAGCAATCATTTCAAATGTTTATGCGGAAGATATGAATTTAAAAGTGAATGCGACAGCAGCAGCTTCGATAGCAGGCGGCTTTGTTGGGCTAAATGACGCACGCGCCACTGATGCTGACATGGATCCAGCGACAGCGGCAAGCACGATACAAAAAAGCCGCTTTGTTGGCGTCGTCAGCATCACGGCTCCAGCCACTGTAACCGGCGGCTGGGTGGGCGAGAATCGCAGCCTCATTGCGAACAACAGCATCGCTGACAAAATTCCGGTAAACTTCAAAGCGAATAACGGAGTTGTAGGCGGATTAGTAGGCTTGAACCATGCAAGCGGAACTTTATATTATACGTATTCCAATGCCAATCTTAAAATAGAAGGTGAAAATGCGTTGGTCGGCGGTTTGGTCGGCGAGAACGCAGGAAGTATTCTAGCCTCTTACGTGGATACGGAGGTTTCCTCTCTTGCGCACGGAACCGCAGTGCGCTCTCTTGCTCTAGGCGGCTTGGTTGGCCGTAATACAGGTGAGATTGCGAAGTCCTACAGCGTAGCCAATGTCACGGCAAACGGAGCTTATAGCTATGCAGGCGGCCTTGTCGGGGAGCACGCTGCGGGATATATAACCGATTCCTATACAGCCAGGGATGTAAAGGCGGTTAATGCCAATTCTTTCGCAGGGGGCTTTATTGGACGCATTACCGGAGGCAAGGTTTCGACAAGCTATTCTGCTGTGAAGGTAACAGCATCGAATGGCGCTTTTGCGGGCGGCTTTGCAGGACGATATGACAATGCAAGCAAAGAATTGCTTTATAAATCCTTCTACGTGAAGGATGAGGATCACAATATTAATAAGGATCTGCCGGATTTTGCTGATGGCAACCATCGTTTCTTGAACGTGCATGCAAGGCTGAGCACGATATTGGAAGCAACGCTTCGCGATCGGGCGGTATTCCCGGCGCTGTCAGGCTGGGACTTCAATGAATCCTGGAAATACGGCTCAATCAATGCCAGCTACAAATATCCGGAGCTGAATCGCAGCGCGAACAATGACGGCGGCGGCAGCAACGATGTTAATGCGAATATTCGCTGGTATATGCTGGATAAAGATGCTGTTTATTTCGATATCGGAACGGAAGCGGAGCTGGCAGGACTTGCGGCTATCGTCAACGGAACCATTCCAGGACTAGAGAAGTTTGATTTTGCGGACAGAACGATTCGTTTATTAAATCCGATCCATATTCAATCCAAGCAATGGACTCCTATCGGTAAGGATGAGGACCATGCCTTTGAGGGGACACTCGAGGGTGGAAATCACTTGATCGATGGACTTACAGTCGCTTCCTCTCAGGATTATGCGGGATTGCTCGGGGTTATTGGTACAAATGGAAAAGCTGAGAACGTAACTATGGAGCCTTCCGGCGTTGCGGGCACCAGATATACAGGTGCTCTCGCTGGACTTAATAAAGGCAGTGTGTCGAACATCAATATAACGCTTCTGGATCATGCGAGCGTAACAGGCGGCATTGTAGGCGGTGTGATTGGTAGCAATACTGGTGCTTTCACTGGCTTGACGGTTGCGCTTAAGGATGCAAGCTTTATTGAAGGAACAGGAGCGCAGCCTATTGCTGGCGGTATAATCGGAGACAACGCTGCGCCGTATGAAGCACAGCTGCTGGATCTGCAAGGAGGAACCATCAGCAGCTCGGAAAATGATGCTATTGTGGGCGGCATGATTGGAAGACAGACAGGAAATGTCGGCAAGCAGGAGCTGTCCATTAAAGCGGAATCACGTATTTTTGTGACGGGTGAACGCAGCATTGTGGGCGGTGTTATCGGAAATCATGTATCGGGCATTGCTGAGCATATCACATTAAACATATCGGATGGAAAGCTCGAAGCGACAGGCAAGCAGTCGATTTTGGGTGGTGTGATCGGACGCTCTGATGCGGGCAGCCAGCTTCGTCAATTGAAGGTTATTGGCAGTGGCGAGGGTCCTCATCTCACAGGCCTCAGCACGGTGGGCGGCGTCATTGGTACGAAGACAGGCAGCGGAAGCAGCAGCTTCGATATCGAGGATGCAGTCATTGAGAAGGTTCGAATAAAAATAACAGCGAATTCCGAAGCCGTTGTAGTTGGCGGAATTGCTGGCAAGCTGACGGATACTGCTATGGCTCGCCCAAGCTTCCGCGCGGTTATTGAAGCGGCGGGAGAGAGCGTGACAGCTGGGGGCATTGCTGGTCTTGCGCAAAATGCAATCCTTTATAAGGCGGAAGTCATTTCAGACTTTACGATTACGGCAAGCTCAGGGGAAAGCGCGATTGGCGGGGTAGCTGGCATTTTAGCGTCCTCGGATCGTGATCGGCCGTTTGACTTTGGCAGCTTAATTCCTTTCTATTATGGGATCTATGATGCCAAGGTTCAGGGTGGCAAGCCTATGGCAGTTGAGGGTGAGCACGGCGCTGATTTGTTTGTAGGCGGTATCGCCGGCAAGAACAGCACAGCTTCCATCTATCAATCGAAGGTCATCTCGGATATCGCTGTGCATGGCGGCAAAAGTGTTGCGATTGGCGGTTTAACGGGCTTTAATGATGGGATCATCGTAAGCTCGGAAGCACAAAGCAGCATTCAAGCTAAAGCGGGCAGCATCTATTCGATCGGCGGTGTTGCAGGAGTCTCTGCCGGCGGTGAAATTCATTATACAAAGGCTGTAGCTCCAAATGGTGAAAAAATTATGCTAGGCACTGCGGTTACACAGCAGAACGTTGTGCCATCGGCGCATGTAGGCGGGTTTGTAGGGATGGCGGATTATACCCGCATTACAAATTCCACAACAAACGTATCGATTGTTGTTCTTTGCACGAACCCGGACAATACCATTTATGCTGGCGGCTTTGCTGGACTTTTGGGTGATTCCGACACACGTGAGGCGCTTATTCAGTGGGCTTATGCGAAAGGAAACGTGGATGTTAAGGGCTGGACAGGAGCTTACGCTGGCGGCTTTGCCGGTTCAGTGGATCATTATCTCATTACAGATGCCTATGCAGCAGGCAGCGTTCAGGGCTCTGGCTTTGATACCCGGAGCGGCGGCTTTGCGGCTGCTGTAGAGAGAAACGCGACGATCAGCAACGCGTATGCCGTTGCTCCTAGCATACAGACTACAGGAACGAACGGTGCGACAAGATCCTATACAGGCGGCTTCGCTGGTTACAATGATGGAACGATCAAGCAAGCCTATGCTGACGTTGCCGACATTACTGTCCATGCAAGTGGAGCGAATGTTCATACAGGTGCATTTATCGGCTATAACTTCAGAGACGGCAAGGTGGAGCAGTCGTCCTACAAAGGCGCACTAGCTGCAATTGGCCGCAATCTGGGGGAAGCTGTACTCCAGCAGAATGATCTGACAGCCGGGCTTGGACTTGGCGATTGGGATTTTGAGGTGGACACGACGTTCCTCAGCGAGAAATCGACAGGCGAAGCTGTCATTAGAACGGTGAAGCAGCTGCAAGGCTTCGTTCTGCTTTATAATGACACGGGCCTAGATTACTATCGTTTATACAACAGAGCTGCATTAGAGAAGCTTTATATTTCAAAAATAACGCTCGCAGCAGACCTTGATCTTGGCGGCAAGCAATGGACGCCGATCACCCGCTTTGGCATTGAGCTGGATGGTCAAGGCCATACGATCAAGGGCTTGATGCTCACAGCAGGAAATGCAGCCGCAATCGGCTTCATTGTGGAGAATAAAGGCTTTATTCATGATCTAGCGATCGAAGGCGCGATAGTTGAGGGCGGCGATCATACAGGGATTGTCGCAGGGATCAATCGCAGCGGCGGTACGATTCAGAACGTTTCCGTAAGTGGAGCTGTTCGCGGCAAAGCTAATGTTGGCGGAGCGGCAGGCGTGAACGAAGGCAGCATCAACAAAACAATTATGAGCGGAAATATCAGCAGCTTAGCTTCTGAACCTAAGACCGCCCTTGGCGGTATCGCTGGTCAAAACAAGACAGGCGCAGTCATAACAGAAGCCTTCTCGCTTGCTGACATCCATACCGCTTCAGCTCAATCGGCAGCGGGCGGCATAGCAGGCATTCAACAGGGCCTGATCGACAATGCCTATAATTCAGGCCGTATTGTCTCGGAAGGAACGGAGAAAGCTTGGGCAGGCGGCATAGCCGGCCATGCGGAAGCAGGCACAATCAGCCATTCCTTGAATACAGGTGAAATCACGGCTTCTGTAGATAGCAAGCTGAGTAAAGGGGAAACCTTCTTTGGCGGTATCGCTGGACAGAAGGAGAATGGCGCATTACTCTCCCAGAATGTGTTTAATATGCAAATGCTGAAATTAAATGCAGCTTATCATGATGGAGCGGGCAATCGTTCTACAGGACAAACAGCAGAAGCTGCAGGCTTATTGGCTCAGGAGCTTGTGAAGGGCGTACTGCCGAAACAGCTTGACTCGTCGATATGGCAGGCTGTACAGGGCTTCTACCCACGGCTTCAGGCATTTGGCGGTTCGGATACAGCTGTGCTTGGAACGGCAGCAGTCATTCTAGTTGAGCGCGATTCGATCAACCGCATCAAGTCAGCCTTTGAATTGACAACGGATGAAGCGGTGCAGTGGACGGTGAAATCAGGTGAAGCAGCTATCAGTACAGTCTCAGGCAAGCTGAAGGGCAATCTGCTCAAGGCAGGGAACGTCGAATTGACTTTGACCGTCAATGGAAAGCAGCGCTCTATTGTACTGAATGCGCCAGCAGTTCCATTTGCTGAAACGACGCTTGCTCCAAAGGTTGTTTCAGGTGAAACAAGCTTTATGGATAAGGTATCGGTCGAGCTGGCTACGGACGAGCCTGGCGGCGTTATTTATTTCACGCTTGACGGGACTGAGCCTGATGAGTATTCAAGTTTATACACAAGTCCAATTGAGCTGAAAGCTACGACAACGATAAAGGCATTCGCAGCAGTAAATGAAAAAGAGAACAGTGCGATTCTATCAGGCGTATGGACGAAGCAGATCATTTCAGGCGGTGGAGGAGGGTTTGTGCCTCCGGCTGCTACGGAGCCGGCAATTCAAGCCGTCATTGGCAAGCAGGCAATCGATGCAGGTGCGGGAGCTCCAGTTGCAGTAGCGCGCAACAGCAAGCTCGTCTTGTCTGCGCCAGAGGGTCAAATCATTTATTATACGACCGATGGAT